From Anopheles coluzzii chromosome 3, AcolN3, whole genome shotgun sequence, the proteins below share one genomic window:
- the LOC120959697 gene encoding transcription factor p65 isoform X6: MSFPTRPYDPLSSGSVSRFRPTGDDACERRYNSSASSDTSTSSSDYEYLNLFHKLDHLQRSPLAGMYNMIVHSNPDIVVNSAVSTSCSTGSAGGDKENVHTVLPSPTITVTSPPPPPATTTSQEQHESPSKEPISPIIPPKPIQKPSPAPQPEVHVIGKDIREEMPPVPNQRPYVEITEQPHPKALRFRYECEGRSAGSIPGVNTTAEHKTFPSIQVHGYRGRAVVVVSCVTKEGPEHKPHPHNLVGKEGCKKGVCTVEINSTTMSYTFNNLGIQCVKKKDVEEALRLRQEIRVDPFRTGFGHAKEPGSIDLNAVRLCFQVFLEGQQRGRFTEPLTPVVSDIIYDKKAMSDLIICRLSDCTAPVSGGKEIILLCEKVVKEDIKVRFFEKKGNATVWENYAEFSHTDVHKQVAISFRTPPYRTIDISDPVRVFVQLERPSDNTYSEARDFQFIPLDTVDLRRKRQKLAGSSNVFLPVVTAPLPGPSPPSSLGMPGNIPNLSQLDATGGQSASTSGLPRGIYTYHNASAFQQMPKEEIKNEPGDSPSHNPSNQYQLQPMQPMFTTQSTSPGPDRSPATLTPSPGIGGPISPLDPGNVTPTPPAYTTLGGTGGTMGNLFGQFGTGFSNAATQPNASVPMFETNLPGPSNGWVQPVPSHTQNGPSQPQPQQQNPFNLLNFGTLPLATGDPLMAMSTANTNNQPNVGPPSLGSDFYMNLDLANLDPVFNSSELRSVLGTLSTTDLNRLEQAASMQTSGGNYQQHSASNQQQAIKALLATQQLQQQQQQQQQQQQQQQQGQTGQADRIDNDEDLTDSFTKLSTNDLN, from the exons ATGTCCTTTCCAACGCGTCCATACGACCCCCTTTCTTCCGGAAGTGTATCTCGCTTTCGTCCGACTGGTGATGATGCCTGCGAGCGACGTTACAACTCGTCTGCCTCATCAGACACGTCCACGTCCTCGTCCGACTACGAGTATCTCAATCTCTTCCACAAACTCGATCATCTCCAACGATCTCCCCTGGCCGGCATGTACAACATGATCGTGCACAGCAATCCCGACATAGTTGTCAATAGTGCCGTGTCCACTTCTTGCTCTACCGGTAGTGCTGGTGGTGATAAAGAGAATGTACATACAGTTCTTCCTTCCCCAACTATTACCGTAACATCGCCTCCACCACCTCCAGCAACTACAACGTCCCAAGAACAGCACGAATCTCCGTCCAAAGAACCTATATCTCCAATAATACCACCAAAACCAATCCAAAAACCATCTCCCGCGCCCCAACCGGAAG TTCACGTAATCGGTAAAGATATACGCGAAGAGATGCCCCCAGTACCGAACCAGCGACCGTACGTGGAGATCACGGAGCAGCCGCACCCGAAGGCGCTCCGGTTTCGCTATGAGTGCGAAGGCCGCTCGGCCGGTTCGATCCCGGGCGTCAACACCACGGCCGAACACAAAACGTTCCCGAGCATACAGGTGCACGGGTATCGGGGTCGGGCAGTGGTCGTTGTGTCCTGCGTCACCAAGGAAGGTCCCGAGCATAAGCCCCATCCGCACAATCTGGTCGGAAAGGAGGGCTGCAAGAAGGGTGTCTGTACGGTGGAGATCAACAGCACGACGATGAGCTACACGTTTAACAATTTGGGCATTCAGTGCGTCAAGAAGAAGGACGTCGAGGAGGCGCTCCGACTGCGCCAGGAAATTCGGGTCGATCCATTCAGAA CTGGATTCGGTCACGCGAAGGAGCCCGGCTCGATCGACCTCAACGCTGTCCGACTGTGCTTCCAGGTGTTTCTCGAGGGTCAGCAGCGGGGCCGCTTTACCGAGCCGCTCACGCCGGTCGTGTCGGACATCATCTACGACAAGAAGGCAATGTCGGATCTGATCATCTGCCGGCTGAGTGACTGTACCGCCCCGGTGTCCGGTGGCAAGGAGATCATACTGCTGTGCGAGAAGGTGGTAAAGGAGGACATTAAGGTGCGCTTTTTCGAGAAGAAGGGCAACGCGACGGTGTGGGAGAACTATGCGGAATTTTCGCACACTGACGTGCACAAACAGGTGGCGATCAGCTTCCGGACGCCACCGTACAGAACGATCGACATCAGTGATCCGGTGCGG GTCTTCGTACAGCTGGAACGCCCGTCGGACAACACCTACTCGGAGGCGCGTGACTTCCAGTTCATCCCGCTAGACACAG TCGATCTCCGAAGAAAGCGGCAGAAGCTGGCGGGTTCGTCGAATGTGTTTTTGCCGGTAGTAACGGCCCCATTGCCGGGCCCATCGCCCCCGAGCAGTCTGGGCATGCCGGGCAATATACCGAACCTGTCGCAGCTGGACGCAACCGGCGGACAGAGTGCGTCGACGAGCGGTTTACCCC GCGGTATTTATACCTACCACAATGCAAGTGCTTTTCAACAGATGCCAAAAGAGGAAATCAAAAATGAACCTGGAG ACTCTCCGAGCCACAATCCCTCCAACCAGTACCAGCTGCAACCGATGCAGCCCATGTTTACCACCCAGAGCACCTCCCCCGGTCCAGACCGTTCACCGGCTACACTCACGCCCTCCCCGGGCATCGGTGGTCCCATCTCACCGCTTGACCCTGGCAATGTAACGCCAACGCCACCGGCCTACACCACACTCGGTGGTACCGGCGGTACGATGGGCAATCTGTTCGGCCAGTTCGGGACCGGGTTCTCTAACGCCGCCACCCAGCCCAATGCAAGCGTGCCAATGTTTGAAACCAACCTGCCCGGTCCGTCGAACGGTTGGGTCCAGCCCGTACCATCACACACCCAGAACGGCCCTAGTCAGCCGCAGCCGCAGCAACAGAACCCGTTCAACTTGCTCAACTTTGGCACGCTCCCACTCGCAACCGGCGATCCACTAATGGCGATGAGCACGGCAAACACGAACAACCAGCCGAACGTGGGCCCACCCTCGCTGGGGTCCGACTTTTACATGAACCTCGATCTGGCCAACCTCGATCCGGTGTTCAACTCGTCCGAGTTGCGCTCCGTACTGGGGACACTTTCCACGACCGACCTAAACCGGCTCGAGCAGGCCGCCAGCATGCAGACGTCCGGTGGGAATTACCAACAACATTCGGCCTCGAACCAGCAGCAAGCAATAAAGGCTCTCTTAGCGACACAGCAgttacagcaacagcagcagcagcagcagcagcagcaacaacaacaacagcaaggaCAAACCGGTCAAGCCGACCGGATCGACAACGACGAGGACCTGACCGATAGCTTTACGAAACTCAGCACAAACGATTTAAACTAG
- the LOC120959697 gene encoding embryonic polarity protein dorsal isoform X2, translated as MAGYVNGAAGIDLLDDINAAFLPIEGILGESDLLDDIIHVIGKDIREEMPPVPNQRPYVEITEQPHPKALRFRYECEGRSAGSIPGVNTTAEHKTFPSIQVHGYRGRAVVVVSCVTKEGPEHKPHPHNLVGKEGCKKGVCTVEINSTTMSYTFNNLGIQCVKKKDVEEALRLRQEIRVDPFRTGFGHAKEPGSIDLNAVRLCFQVFLEGQQRGRFTEPLTPVVSDIIYDKKAMSDLIICRLSDCTAPVSGGKEIILLCEKVVKEDIKVRFFEKKGNATVWENYAEFSHTDVHKQVAISFRTPPYRTIDISDPVRVFVQLERPSDNTYSEARDFQFIPLDTGRRRFSALHRELMKNPSSDTPENQLFKRILLEGSNRSALEQQMKPTNGFAPQRPEQVEVIVLDTPNVEDKPFVAETVTSDQKTTEWIQRNEFNDGGSGSGDDNQMVTGDTNNNVFQPNSFDLPDGTNNQVDENANGMVPVATAAAATTGSAAVPDDDQTLKELLEQVAELDEIYTDHQLRRENLMLEQELKQLEQTVPVQLGSPGGQPMDIDEVFDDAATYTSLQRAFKNPLSITLGPPIPPRPEHAKLDAGVYDAVEPLHVPTIDVTSLKRDSQELEKLPPLPPKRAKPSVQNKENNALDANDEVLLNTIIRKGSMRSLAPRPQSDQIIIMKTPDSPLNKKLPPTPPTSPTKSSSGGNGANDSNTLPKNDAKKPGFFSKLFSRKKSKSDLTASTNTLNRKNTPGGSKEPSLCVDLEGKEGQSTHRKGSLRDASGEKRKTGKPVARSVSSVSARRPASDANCPDYIYIPLKGDGPTGGMQSRNGGSGTHLSLPGNDSYERASTASLPPLDRKAVSALQLDVPIQDGNLELVAIADARSIKNLVEGNYGVQLDPNVDLTEAEHFALYTSIAPNAALSEFDETSCYYAPVEPNPLASSSQQYPLNQQQQQQQFQQSQLTRMVTDSDV; from the exons CAGGAATAGACCTGTTAGATGATATTA ATGCAGCATTTCTACCAATAGAGGGCATTCTAGGAGAAAGTGACCTGTTGGATGATATTA TTCACGTAATCGGTAAAGATATACGCGAAGAGATGCCCCCAGTACCGAACCAGCGACCGTACGTGGAGATCACGGAGCAGCCGCACCCGAAGGCGCTCCGGTTTCGCTATGAGTGCGAAGGCCGCTCGGCCGGTTCGATCCCGGGCGTCAACACCACGGCCGAACACAAAACGTTCCCGAGCATACAGGTGCACGGGTATCGGGGTCGGGCAGTGGTCGTTGTGTCCTGCGTCACCAAGGAAGGTCCCGAGCATAAGCCCCATCCGCACAATCTGGTCGGAAAGGAGGGCTGCAAGAAGGGTGTCTGTACGGTGGAGATCAACAGCACGACGATGAGCTACACGTTTAACAATTTGGGCATTCAGTGCGTCAAGAAGAAGGACGTCGAGGAGGCGCTCCGACTGCGCCAGGAAATTCGGGTCGATCCATTCAGAA CTGGATTCGGTCACGCGAAGGAGCCCGGCTCGATCGACCTCAACGCTGTCCGACTGTGCTTCCAGGTGTTTCTCGAGGGTCAGCAGCGGGGCCGCTTTACCGAGCCGCTCACGCCGGTCGTGTCGGACATCATCTACGACAAGAAGGCAATGTCGGATCTGATCATCTGCCGGCTGAGTGACTGTACCGCCCCGGTGTCCGGTGGCAAGGAGATCATACTGCTGTGCGAGAAGGTGGTAAAGGAGGACATTAAGGTGCGCTTTTTCGAGAAGAAGGGCAACGCGACGGTGTGGGAGAACTATGCGGAATTTTCGCACACTGACGTGCACAAACAGGTGGCGATCAGCTTCCGGACGCCACCGTACAGAACGATCGACATCAGTGATCCGGTGCGG GTCTTCGTACAGCTGGAACGCCCGTCGGACAACACCTACTCGGAGGCGCGTGACTTCCAGTTCATCCCGCTAGACACAGGTAGGCGTCGGTTTTCGGCACTGCACCGTGAACTCATGAAAAATCCTAGCTCCGACACGCCCGAGAACCAGCTGTTCAAGCGCATCCTGCTCGAGGGCTCGAACCGGTCCGCCCTGGAGCAGCAGATGAAGCCGACCAATGGGTTCGCGCCCCAGCGCCCCGAGCAGGTGGAGGTGATCGTGCTCGACACACCGAACGTGGAGGACAAACCGTTCGTGGCGGAGACGGTCACGAGCGATCAGAAAACGACCGAATGGATACAACGAAACGAATTCAACGACGGTGGTTCGGGCTCGGGCGATGACAATCAGATGGTCACCGGTGACACGAACAACAACGTTTTTCAGCCCAATTCGTTCGATCTGCCCGATGGCACGAACAACCAAGTCGATGAAAATGCCAACGGAATGGTCcctgttgctactgctgctgctgctactactggcTCTGCTGCCGTTCCGGATGACGATCAGACACTGAAGGAACTGTTGGAGCAGGTGGCCGAGCTGGACGAGATCTACACGGATCATCAGCTGCGCCGGGAGAACCTAATGCTGGAGCAGGAGTTGAAGCAGCTCGAGCAAACCGTCCCCGTCCAGCTCGGCTCGCCCGGTGGCCAACCGATGGACATTGACGAGGTGTTTGACGATGCGGCGACTTACACCAGCCTTCAGCGTGCGTTCAAGAACCCACTCTCGATCACGCTCGGTCCACCGATTCCACCACGCCCCGAGCACGCCAAGCTGGACGCGGGCGTGTACGATGCGGTAGAACCACTGCACGTGCCCACGATCGACGTGACCTCGCTGAAGCGTGATTCGCAGGAGCTGGAAAAGCTACCACCGCTGCCACCGAAGCGTGCCAAACCGAGCGTACAGAACAAGGAAAACAACGCGCTCGACGCGAACGACGAGGTGCTGCTGAACACGATCATTCGCAAGGGTTCGATGCGCAGTCTGGCCCCGCGGCCCCAGTCCGATCAGATCATCATCATGAAAACTCCCGACAGTCCGCTCAACAAGAAGCTTCCCCCGACGCCACCTACTTCCCCGACGAAGTCGTCCTCGGGTGGCAATGGGGCGAATGATTCTAACACGCTGCCGAAGAATGACGCCAAGAAGCCGGGCTTCTTCTCGAAGCTTTTCTCGCGCAAGAAGAGCAAATCCGACCTGACCGCTAGCACCAACACGCTGAACCGCAAAAACACACCGGGTGGTTCGAAGGAACCGAGCCTTTGCGTGGACTTGGAGGGCAAGGAGGGTCAGTCGACGCATCGTAAGGGTTCGCTGCGTGATGCTTCTGGGGAGAAGCGCAAAACGGGCAAACCGGTCGCGCGCAGTGTTAGTAGCGTTAGCGCGAGACGACCCGCTTCGGATGCAAACTGTCCGGACTACATCTACATCCCGCTGAAGGGCGATGGGCCGACGGGTGGCATGCAGTCGCGCAACGGTGGCAGCGGTACGCACCTGTCCCTCCCGGGCAATGATTCGTACGAGCGGGCCAGTACGGCTTCGCTGCCACCGCTCGATCGTAAAGCGGTCAGTGCGCTGCAGCTGGATGTGCCGATACAGGATGGAAATCTCGAGCTGGTCGCGATCGCGGACGCTCGCAGCATAAAGAATCTGGTTGAGGGTAACTACGGGGTACAGCTCGACCCGAACGTCGATCTGACCGAGGCGGAACACTTTGCGCTGTACACGTCGATCGCACCGAACGCGGCACTGAGCGAGTTTGACGAAACGTCCTGCTACTACGCGCCGGTTGAGCCGAATCCACTCGCCAGCAGTTCCCAACAGTATCCActgaaccagcagcagcagcagcagcagttccagCAGAGCCAACTAACGCGAATGGTCACCGATAGCGATGTTTGA
- the LOC120959697 gene encoding embryonic polarity protein dorsal isoform X4, giving the protein MAGYVNGADAAFLPIEGILGESDLLDDIIHVIGKDIREEMPPVPNQRPYVEITEQPHPKALRFRYECEGRSAGSIPGVNTTAEHKTFPSIQVHGYRGRAVVVVSCVTKEGPEHKPHPHNLVGKEGCKKGVCTVEINSTTMSYTFNNLGIQCVKKKDVEEALRLRQEIRVDPFRTGFGHAKEPGSIDLNAVRLCFQVFLEGQQRGRFTEPLTPVVSDIIYDKKAMSDLIICRLSDCTAPVSGGKEIILLCEKVVKEDIKVRFFEKKGNATVWENYAEFSHTDVHKQVAISFRTPPYRTIDISDPVRVFVQLERPSDNTYSEARDFQFIPLDTGRRRFSALHRELMKNPSSDTPENQLFKRILLEGSNRSALEQQMKPTNGFAPQRPEQVEVIVLDTPNVEDKPFVAETVTSDQKTTEWIQRNEFNDGGSGSGDDNQMVTGDTNNNVFQPNSFDLPDGTNNQVDENANGMVPVATAAAATTGSAAVPDDDQTLKELLEQVAELDEIYTDHQLRRENLMLEQELKQLEQTVPVQLGSPGGQPMDIDEVFDDAATYTSLQRAFKNPLSITLGPPIPPRPEHAKLDAGVYDAVEPLHVPTIDVTSLKRDSQELEKLPPLPPKRAKPSVQNKENNALDANDEVLLNTIIRKGSMRSLAPRPQSDQIIIMKTPDSPLNKKLPPTPPTSPTKSSSGGNGANDSNTLPKNDAKKPGFFSKLFSRKKSKSDLTASTNTLNRKNTPGGSKEPSLCVDLEGKEGQSTHRKGSLRDASGEKRKTGKPVARSVSSVSARRPASDANCPDYIYIPLKGDGPTGGMQSRNGGSGTHLSLPGNDSYERASTASLPPLDRKAVSALQLDVPIQDGNLELVAIADARSIKNLVEGNYGVQLDPNVDLTEAEHFALYTSIAPNAALSEFDETSCYYAPVEPNPLASSSQQYPLNQQQQQQQFQQSQLTRMVTDSDV; this is encoded by the exons ATGCAGCATTTCTACCAATAGAGGGCATTCTAGGAGAAAGTGACCTGTTGGATGATATTA TTCACGTAATCGGTAAAGATATACGCGAAGAGATGCCCCCAGTACCGAACCAGCGACCGTACGTGGAGATCACGGAGCAGCCGCACCCGAAGGCGCTCCGGTTTCGCTATGAGTGCGAAGGCCGCTCGGCCGGTTCGATCCCGGGCGTCAACACCACGGCCGAACACAAAACGTTCCCGAGCATACAGGTGCACGGGTATCGGGGTCGGGCAGTGGTCGTTGTGTCCTGCGTCACCAAGGAAGGTCCCGAGCATAAGCCCCATCCGCACAATCTGGTCGGAAAGGAGGGCTGCAAGAAGGGTGTCTGTACGGTGGAGATCAACAGCACGACGATGAGCTACACGTTTAACAATTTGGGCATTCAGTGCGTCAAGAAGAAGGACGTCGAGGAGGCGCTCCGACTGCGCCAGGAAATTCGGGTCGATCCATTCAGAA CTGGATTCGGTCACGCGAAGGAGCCCGGCTCGATCGACCTCAACGCTGTCCGACTGTGCTTCCAGGTGTTTCTCGAGGGTCAGCAGCGGGGCCGCTTTACCGAGCCGCTCACGCCGGTCGTGTCGGACATCATCTACGACAAGAAGGCAATGTCGGATCTGATCATCTGCCGGCTGAGTGACTGTACCGCCCCGGTGTCCGGTGGCAAGGAGATCATACTGCTGTGCGAGAAGGTGGTAAAGGAGGACATTAAGGTGCGCTTTTTCGAGAAGAAGGGCAACGCGACGGTGTGGGAGAACTATGCGGAATTTTCGCACACTGACGTGCACAAACAGGTGGCGATCAGCTTCCGGACGCCACCGTACAGAACGATCGACATCAGTGATCCGGTGCGG GTCTTCGTACAGCTGGAACGCCCGTCGGACAACACCTACTCGGAGGCGCGTGACTTCCAGTTCATCCCGCTAGACACAGGTAGGCGTCGGTTTTCGGCACTGCACCGTGAACTCATGAAAAATCCTAGCTCCGACACGCCCGAGAACCAGCTGTTCAAGCGCATCCTGCTCGAGGGCTCGAACCGGTCCGCCCTGGAGCAGCAGATGAAGCCGACCAATGGGTTCGCGCCCCAGCGCCCCGAGCAGGTGGAGGTGATCGTGCTCGACACACCGAACGTGGAGGACAAACCGTTCGTGGCGGAGACGGTCACGAGCGATCAGAAAACGACCGAATGGATACAACGAAACGAATTCAACGACGGTGGTTCGGGCTCGGGCGATGACAATCAGATGGTCACCGGTGACACGAACAACAACGTTTTTCAGCCCAATTCGTTCGATCTGCCCGATGGCACGAACAACCAAGTCGATGAAAATGCCAACGGAATGGTCcctgttgctactgctgctgctgctactactggcTCTGCTGCCGTTCCGGATGACGATCAGACACTGAAGGAACTGTTGGAGCAGGTGGCCGAGCTGGACGAGATCTACACGGATCATCAGCTGCGCCGGGAGAACCTAATGCTGGAGCAGGAGTTGAAGCAGCTCGAGCAAACCGTCCCCGTCCAGCTCGGCTCGCCCGGTGGCCAACCGATGGACATTGACGAGGTGTTTGACGATGCGGCGACTTACACCAGCCTTCAGCGTGCGTTCAAGAACCCACTCTCGATCACGCTCGGTCCACCGATTCCACCACGCCCCGAGCACGCCAAGCTGGACGCGGGCGTGTACGATGCGGTAGAACCACTGCACGTGCCCACGATCGACGTGACCTCGCTGAAGCGTGATTCGCAGGAGCTGGAAAAGCTACCACCGCTGCCACCGAAGCGTGCCAAACCGAGCGTACAGAACAAGGAAAACAACGCGCTCGACGCGAACGACGAGGTGCTGCTGAACACGATCATTCGCAAGGGTTCGATGCGCAGTCTGGCCCCGCGGCCCCAGTCCGATCAGATCATCATCATGAAAACTCCCGACAGTCCGCTCAACAAGAAGCTTCCCCCGACGCCACCTACTTCCCCGACGAAGTCGTCCTCGGGTGGCAATGGGGCGAATGATTCTAACACGCTGCCGAAGAATGACGCCAAGAAGCCGGGCTTCTTCTCGAAGCTTTTCTCGCGCAAGAAGAGCAAATCCGACCTGACCGCTAGCACCAACACGCTGAACCGCAAAAACACACCGGGTGGTTCGAAGGAACCGAGCCTTTGCGTGGACTTGGAGGGCAAGGAGGGTCAGTCGACGCATCGTAAGGGTTCGCTGCGTGATGCTTCTGGGGAGAAGCGCAAAACGGGCAAACCGGTCGCGCGCAGTGTTAGTAGCGTTAGCGCGAGACGACCCGCTTCGGATGCAAACTGTCCGGACTACATCTACATCCCGCTGAAGGGCGATGGGCCGACGGGTGGCATGCAGTCGCGCAACGGTGGCAGCGGTACGCACCTGTCCCTCCCGGGCAATGATTCGTACGAGCGGGCCAGTACGGCTTCGCTGCCACCGCTCGATCGTAAAGCGGTCAGTGCGCTGCAGCTGGATGTGCCGATACAGGATGGAAATCTCGAGCTGGTCGCGATCGCGGACGCTCGCAGCATAAAGAATCTGGTTGAGGGTAACTACGGGGTACAGCTCGACCCGAACGTCGATCTGACCGAGGCGGAACACTTTGCGCTGTACACGTCGATCGCACCGAACGCGGCACTGAGCGAGTTTGACGAAACGTCCTGCTACTACGCGCCGGTTGAGCCGAATCCACTCGCCAGCAGTTCCCAACAGTATCCActgaaccagcagcagcagcagcagcagttccagCAGAGCCAACTAACGCGAATGGTCACCGATAGCGATGTTTGA
- the LOC120959697 gene encoding embryonic polarity protein dorsal isoform X3, which yields MAGYVNGAGIDLLDDINAAFLPIEGILGESDLLDDIIHVIGKDIREEMPPVPNQRPYVEITEQPHPKALRFRYECEGRSAGSIPGVNTTAEHKTFPSIQVHGYRGRAVVVVSCVTKEGPEHKPHPHNLVGKEGCKKGVCTVEINSTTMSYTFNNLGIQCVKKKDVEEALRLRQEIRVDPFRTGFGHAKEPGSIDLNAVRLCFQVFLEGQQRGRFTEPLTPVVSDIIYDKKAMSDLIICRLSDCTAPVSGGKEIILLCEKVVKEDIKVRFFEKKGNATVWENYAEFSHTDVHKQVAISFRTPPYRTIDISDPVRVFVQLERPSDNTYSEARDFQFIPLDTGRRRFSALHRELMKNPSSDTPENQLFKRILLEGSNRSALEQQMKPTNGFAPQRPEQVEVIVLDTPNVEDKPFVAETVTSDQKTTEWIQRNEFNDGGSGSGDDNQMVTGDTNNNVFQPNSFDLPDGTNNQVDENANGMVPVATAAAATTGSAAVPDDDQTLKELLEQVAELDEIYTDHQLRRENLMLEQELKQLEQTVPVQLGSPGGQPMDIDEVFDDAATYTSLQRAFKNPLSITLGPPIPPRPEHAKLDAGVYDAVEPLHVPTIDVTSLKRDSQELEKLPPLPPKRAKPSVQNKENNALDANDEVLLNTIIRKGSMRSLAPRPQSDQIIIMKTPDSPLNKKLPPTPPTSPTKSSSGGNGANDSNTLPKNDAKKPGFFSKLFSRKKSKSDLTASTNTLNRKNTPGGSKEPSLCVDLEGKEGQSTHRKGSLRDASGEKRKTGKPVARSVSSVSARRPASDANCPDYIYIPLKGDGPTGGMQSRNGGSGTHLSLPGNDSYERASTASLPPLDRKAVSALQLDVPIQDGNLELVAIADARSIKNLVEGNYGVQLDPNVDLTEAEHFALYTSIAPNAALSEFDETSCYYAPVEPNPLASSSQQYPLNQQQQQQQFQQSQLTRMVTDSDV from the exons GAATAGACCTGTTAGATGATATTA ATGCAGCATTTCTACCAATAGAGGGCATTCTAGGAGAAAGTGACCTGTTGGATGATATTA TTCACGTAATCGGTAAAGATATACGCGAAGAGATGCCCCCAGTACCGAACCAGCGACCGTACGTGGAGATCACGGAGCAGCCGCACCCGAAGGCGCTCCGGTTTCGCTATGAGTGCGAAGGCCGCTCGGCCGGTTCGATCCCGGGCGTCAACACCACGGCCGAACACAAAACGTTCCCGAGCATACAGGTGCACGGGTATCGGGGTCGGGCAGTGGTCGTTGTGTCCTGCGTCACCAAGGAAGGTCCCGAGCATAAGCCCCATCCGCACAATCTGGTCGGAAAGGAGGGCTGCAAGAAGGGTGTCTGTACGGTGGAGATCAACAGCACGACGATGAGCTACACGTTTAACAATTTGGGCATTCAGTGCGTCAAGAAGAAGGACGTCGAGGAGGCGCTCCGACTGCGCCAGGAAATTCGGGTCGATCCATTCAGAA CTGGATTCGGTCACGCGAAGGAGCCCGGCTCGATCGACCTCAACGCTGTCCGACTGTGCTTCCAGGTGTTTCTCGAGGGTCAGCAGCGGGGCCGCTTTACCGAGCCGCTCACGCCGGTCGTGTCGGACATCATCTACGACAAGAAGGCAATGTCGGATCTGATCATCTGCCGGCTGAGTGACTGTACCGCCCCGGTGTCCGGTGGCAAGGAGATCATACTGCTGTGCGAGAAGGTGGTAAAGGAGGACATTAAGGTGCGCTTTTTCGAGAAGAAGGGCAACGCGACGGTGTGGGAGAACTATGCGGAATTTTCGCACACTGACGTGCACAAACAGGTGGCGATCAGCTTCCGGACGCCACCGTACAGAACGATCGACATCAGTGATCCGGTGCGG GTCTTCGTACAGCTGGAACGCCCGTCGGACAACACCTACTCGGAGGCGCGTGACTTCCAGTTCATCCCGCTAGACACAGGTAGGCGTCGGTTTTCGGCACTGCACCGTGAACTCATGAAAAATCCTAGCTCCGACACGCCCGAGAACCAGCTGTTCAAGCGCATCCTGCTCGAGGGCTCGAACCGGTCCGCCCTGGAGCAGCAGATGAAGCCGACCAATGGGTTCGCGCCCCAGCGCCCCGAGCAGGTGGAGGTGATCGTGCTCGACACACCGAACGTGGAGGACAAACCGTTCGTGGCGGAGACGGTCACGAGCGATCAGAAAACGACCGAATGGATACAACGAAACGAATTCAACGACGGTGGTTCGGGCTCGGGCGATGACAATCAGATGGTCACCGGTGACACGAACAACAACGTTTTTCAGCCCAATTCGTTCGATCTGCCCGATGGCACGAACAACCAAGTCGATGAAAATGCCAACGGAATGGTCcctgttgctactgctgctgctgctactactggcTCTGCTGCCGTTCCGGATGACGATCAGACACTGAAGGAACTGTTGGAGCAGGTGGCCGAGCTGGACGAGATCTACACGGATCATCAGCTGCGCCGGGAGAACCTAATGCTGGAGCAGGAGTTGAAGCAGCTCGAGCAAACCGTCCCCGTCCAGCTCGGCTCGCCCGGTGGCCAACCGATGGACATTGACGAGGTGTTTGACGATGCGGCGACTTACACCAGCCTTCAGCGTGCGTTCAAGAACCCACTCTCGATCACGCTCGGTCCACCGATTCCACCACGCCCCGAGCACGCCAAGCTGGACGCGGGCGTGTACGATGCGGTAGAACCACTGCACGTGCCCACGATCGACGTGACCTCGCTGAAGCGTGATTCGCAGGAGCTGGAAAAGCTACCACCGCTGCCACCGAAGCGTGCCAAACCGAGCGTACAGAACAAGGAAAACAACGCGCTCGACGCGAACGACGAGGTGCTGCTGAACACGATCATTCGCAAGGGTTCGATGCGCAGTCTGGCCCCGCGGCCCCAGTCCGATCAGATCATCATCATGAAAACTCCCGACAGTCCGCTCAACAAGAAGCTTCCCCCGACGCCACCTACTTCCCCGACGAAGTCGTCCTCGGGTGGCAATGGGGCGAATGATTCTAACACGCTGCCGAAGAATGACGCCAAGAAGCCGGGCTTCTTCTCGAAGCTTTTCTCGCGCAAGAAGAGCAAATCCGACCTGACCGCTAGCACCAACACGCTGAACCGCAAAAACACACCGGGTGGTTCGAAGGAACCGAGCCTTTGCGTGGACTTGGAGGGCAAGGAGGGTCAGTCGACGCATCGTAAGGGTTCGCTGCGTGATGCTTCTGGGGAGAAGCGCAAAACGGGCAAACCGGTCGCGCGCAGTGTTAGTAGCGTTAGCGCGAGACGACCCGCTTCGGATGCAAACTGTCCGGACTACATCTACATCCCGCTGAAGGGCGATGGGCCGACGGGTGGCATGCAGTCGCGCAACGGTGGCAGCGGTACGCACCTGTCCCTCCCGGGCAATGATTCGTACGAGCGGGCCAGTACGGCTTCGCTGCCACCGCTCGATCGTAAAGCGGTCAGTGCGCTGCAGCTGGATGTGCCGATACAGGATGGAAATCTCGAGCTGGTCGCGATCGCGGACGCTCGCAGCATAAAGAATCTGGTTGAGGGTAACTACGGGGTACAGCTCGACCCGAACGTCGATCTGACCGAGGCGGAACACTTTGCGCTGTACACGTCGATCGCACCGAACGCGGCACTGAGCGAGTTTGACGAAACGTCCTGCTACTACGCGCCGGTTGAGCCGAATCCACTCGCCAGCAGTTCCCAACAGTATCCActgaaccagcagcagcagcagcagcagttccagCAGAGCCAACTAACGCGAATGGTCACCGATAGCGATGTTTGA